The genomic region TACCTTCATTAATATTAGCCCTCCCGTTTATAAAATGGTTTTGGCACAATCTTGGCCTTTAATGCTTTACCCCGAACCATAATATCCAGTTCGGTGCCAACAGCGACCCACTGAGCCGCCACATAACCTAAGCCTAAATTTTTCCCTATCGATGGTGCAAAGGTGCCGGAAGTAATCCAACCCACCTCTTGACCATCTTTACTGATGGTATAACCCTGGCGAGGAATACCTCGGTCAATCATTTCCAGGCCCACCAGCTTGTGGCTGGGGCCTGTCTCTTTCTGCTGTAACAGGGCTTCTCTACCCACGAAATCTCCCTTGTTAAATTTCACCGTCCAGCCAAGGCCAGCCATTACCGGGGAAACACTGTCGGTAAGTTCATGTCCGTATAAGGCCAGGCAAGCCTCAAAACGCAGGGTATCCCTGGCTCCCAGGCCAACCGGCTTAATACCTTCCCCCTGGCCGGCAGCTAAAATGGCCCGCCAGAGCAGCCGGGCGTGTTCAGCCGGGAAATACAATTCAAAACCATCTTCCCCGGTGTAGCCGGTGCGGGAGATTAAACAGTTAATTCCCTCCACCAGGCCGTAGACGAAGTGGAAATGCTTTATTTCATTAAGATCCACCGAGGTCAATTTCTGCAGTATCTTGATGGCCCGGGGGCCCTGCAAAGCCAGCTGGCAGGTAACATCCGATACGTTTTTTACCTCAACGCCCTCATTGGCGTAGACTTTCACCCAGTTATAATCCTTTTCAATATTGGCGGCATTGACCACCAGCAGGTACTGGTTTTCCTCCAACTGATAAACCAGCAAATCATCCACTGTCCCACCGGTGGGGTGACACATAGGGGTATACAGGGCCGCCCCTGGTGTTAGACGATTTACATCATTGGTAATTATGCTTTGAATTAACTCCCGGGCCCCTGGACCGGTAATTTGAATCTCACCCATGTGAGAAACGTCAAATAATCCAGCGGCGGACCTGACGGTCTCATGCTCTTTAAGAATACCCTCGTATTGGACCGGCATTAACCAGCCCCCAAATTCAACCATCTTTGCCCCTGCGGCAAGGTGCTCATCGTAAAGAGGTGTTCGTTTTAATTCGGACACTCTCTTCACCCCCTCTGGTTTATTATGTTCCAGGCAGTATAATATTACACAGTATAAGAAACCAAACGTAAAAGGACGGAGTTATACCTTTACGCTGGTACAACTCTGTCCTTTAACCTGAGAGATGACCTCATGTTTCAGAAGTTTCCCCTTTGGTGTCCCGCACTGCCCAGTTAAGCAGGAGCTCTCCAGAGTCACGTCCGGTGACAGTCCTTTTGCCTGAGAGTTTACCAAATTTTCTCCAGCCTGAGAAAATAAGGTTGCTCCTTCGGCGCCCCATAAAGGGATCTCTCCCGCCACCATCATCCGCTTTTTTGATTTTTATGACTAATTTCTTTTTCCAGTTAAGAAATTCCTTTTTGTGAAAAATTATTTTTATTGCTAGCACTGCCATAAATAATTAAACCTAATATTGGAGATAATAACAAAAGCAAGGTACCTCAGGGGCCAAGTTTTTTCGCTCCTTTCCATTATCCCCTGGTGGGTCTGGGATCGATGGGTACGGAGTGAGCAAATTAAACTTGGCTGGCGCCAAGCCCTTGGGCGTACCCACAAGGGGCACAAGCCGGCGGCAGCCTTAGTTGCCCTTGTGCATAGACCTTGCTAAAGGAAACCTCCCTTCGGGGGGGTTTCTGTTTGAAGGAGGTTTTGCCGATGGGTTTTATCCGGGGTAAAGGTCGCCCCAAGAAAGAAAAGAAACCGACTCCCATGGATTTATTAAAACTGGAGATTGCTGAAGAACTTGGCTTGGCTGATAAGATAAAAAGAGAGGGTTGGGGCGCTTTGACTTCCGCTGAATCCGGACGTATTGGCGGCATTATCACCCAGCGGGCCAAAAGGGGCTTAATCGACCTTGACGCCCTCCGGGGAAGCAAATAACATGTCATAACCCGCCGACCACCCGGGCCGGCGGGTTATCCTCTTTACTTAAACACTTCAAAAGCCAAGATAAATACAACCAGTAGACCAATACCCAGTACTAAAGAATAGGTGATGAGTTTTTTCTCAATGGGTTGTAATTCAAAATATTCATCATCGGCCCTGGCTTGTGCGGCGGTTACTACCGGTTGTTCCTGTTGCCTAACTTTAACTTCTGGCATAACTATGGCCCCCCTTGCAGAGATTTACTAACCACCAACTATCGGCGGCATAACGCCGTGATAGAACAACCAGGATATGAACAGACCTACCCACAGAATAAAGCCAAACAAACATACCGCGTATACCGCCACAATGCGACCCATACCTTCCTCCCAAAGTTTGCGTACGTTGGTAATTAACCCGATGGAGAAGAAGCACAGGCCAAAGAAGATTGATCTTAGCCCGTTGGCCTGGTTGGAGCCGGCCTCGGCCAGTTTAACCACCTTGGGATCAGATAAACCGATGAACAGCAGAATAAAGAAAGTAAGGGCAAAGCCGATAACAAATTTGGGGAAACGATCCCAGATCTCGGAGGCGGAGACTTTATCGGCTGCCTGCGATGCTGCATCTTGTTTTTTGTTTAGTTTAAAGACAGACCAGATGATAGCCAGTATAAAGGCCCACACACCAATGAAAATATCAATAAATACCTTGGTGGTGGTGGCCGCCATCAGCATCCAGCCTTCTTCATAATTGATCCCCAATTCTTTGAGGGCCTTAGCCCGCACCAGTGAATCGGTAATGGCCCCGCTGGCTACGGCACCGCCGTCACTCTTAACGGCCAACCCCATCCAGGCACCGGCCACCATGGGCTCGTGATAAAGGAAAGTTTGGGCAATCCAAGGGAGAATCAGCATTTCCACAGCCACAAAGACGATGATTACGGCTGATAAAATAACCGGTACAATGGGCCGGGAACGAATAGCACCGCCGGTGGCAATGGCTGCCGAAACACCGCAGATGGAGATACCCGAAGCTAAAGGTGCGGCCCATTCCGGTGTGAATTTAAAGTATTTACGGGAGATAAAGTAAACAACCGGCCAGTAAATTAAATAAGCCTCTACAACGGCGCAAAGTCCCCGCACAATGACTGTGGAGGCCAGGCCCAGGGCTCCTACTGTTTTAATCCCGATGGCGGCACCCAGAATAACAATACCGGTTTTAATAAACCACTCGGGTTTGGCTGCTTCTTCCAGGTATCTGGCTACCCCTGGGGCAAAGTTACCTATAATCAGGCCAACGATCATGGCGATAACAAATCCCATTTCACCCAGGCCCAGGGACCATGAGACGCCCAGCTTAGCTTGTTTGTCAGGAGTGGCAGCAATGTAAGCGTTATCACCAATAACCATGCACAGGTAGGTTATACCAAAAATAACAGTAAAACCAATTATAAACCGCTTGACATTAGCGCCCATTACGGAAGCACCAATAGTAGTCAGGACCAGTAAGAACAGATAAGTTAAAATTAACGAAGTAATCCCGGACATACCGGCGTACGACTTGGAAATAGGGGCAATTGCCTTGGAAATATCAGTCCATACTGAACTTTTAACTACCCAACCAAGTAAATCCGCGCCAAAGATCGGGCCCAGGCCTAGCAAAAAGATAAACAAGCCCAGCCAGACGGCCCACCAATCTTCATTTTTGCTCATCGGTACATTACCCGAAACCGAAACATTTCCGTCCTTAACCATTGTCTTCCCTCCCCGTATTAATTTTTAATAAAAATATTTTCTGTTACGCCCCGTACCACCTCCTTACCATATATTTAGAACTAAAGTCATATATTTAGAACGACATTTGTCTCTTGCTACTTACTTCACATTTTTTAGTTAATTATAACAAATATATACTGAATATTTTGTAAAATCGAGTCGAAAGTATATATTTTATGGGAATGTGATAAATAAAAAAAGCTGCCCTTATTAACAGGCAGCTTTCCTAATTTATTAAGCAGTATGATGTTGCTTCAACACATCAGCACAACGGGGGCACAAGGTGGGGTGTTCCCGGTCGTGGCCCACCTCTTCATGGTACATCCAGCAGCGCTCGCATTTGGCTCCCGGGGCGGGTGATACCTGGACAGCCAGGTCCATATCCTCGGCTTTCATGGCCCCCTCGGGCATCTGTGCTAACGGGTTCAATTTAACTCCGGACACAATGAAGATGGTAGCCAGTTCTCCGGCCATTGGTGTTAGCAGTTCGGCCATTTCTCCATCAACATACAGGTCAACTTTAGCTTCCAGGGAGTTACCGATCACTTTATTTTGTCTGGCCATTTCCAGCGCCCGCAACACTTCTTTACGGACGGCGTAGATTTTATCCCATTTTCGCTCCAGATTAACATCAATATATTCCAGGTTTGCCCGGGGCATATCTAGCAGTTGCACACTGGGCAACCGCTCACCCACCACCGGCATGTGCTGGTAAATTTCTTCCGTGGTGAAGGCCAGCACCGGCACCAACAGGCGAACCAGGGCGTCCAGCACCTCGTAAAGCACAGTTTGGGCGGCCCGCCGCTCCCGGGAAGCCGGGGGTGCCGTGTACAGGCGGTCTTTAATGATATCCAGGTAGAAAGCACTCATATCCAGCACACAGAAGTTGTGGATAGCATGATAAACTACGTGGAACTCGTAGTTTTCGTAAGCCGCCAGCACCCGTTTAATTAACTTGTGCAGCTCCATTAAGGCTACCCGGTCCAGCTCCGGCAAGTCAGCATAATCTACTTTGTCTTTAGCCGGATCAAAATCATATAAATTACCCAGCAGGAAGCGGGCGGTATTCCTGATTTTACGGTAAGACTCGGTCATCTGCTTCAAGATATTCTGGGATACGGACAAGTCCCCGCGATAGTCAGCTGAGGAAACCCAAAGCCTTAGAATATCCGCCCCCATTTGATTAATCACTTTTAGGGGATCTACCACGTTGCCCAGGGATTTGGACATTTTACGGCCCTTTTCATCCACCACAAAACCGTGAGTCAGTACTGCTTTATAGGGTGGTTTGCTGGTAACGGCCACCGAGGTGGATAGGGAAGAGTTGAACCAACCCCGGTGCTGGTCACTGCCCTCCAGGTAAAGGTCAGCGGGCCAGTGGAGGTCGGGCCACAGTTCCTTTTGATCCAGTACAGCCAGGTGACTGGAACCGGAATCAAACCACACGTCCATAATATCTGTTTCTTTACGGAAGTCCTTACCTTTACCGCAGTGGTGACAGGTTAGACCGGGCGGCACCAGCTCATTGGCCTCCTTGGCGAACCAAATATCTGAACCATGTTCCTTAAATAATTCTTGAATATGGGCAATGGTTTCTTCAGTAATAATTTCCTTGCCACATTCATTACAGTAGAAAATGGGGATAGGCACACCCCAGGTCCGCTGGCGGGAAATACACCAGTCACCACGGCCCTCCACCATATTATAAATACGGTCTTCACCCCAGGCCGGTACCCACTTAACGTTGCGGATGGCCTTGAGGGCCTCCTGCCGGAATCCTTCTACCGAAGCAAACCACTGTTCAGTGGCCCGGAAGAAGATGGGGTTTTTACACCGCCAGCAGTGGGGGTACTGGTGTTTAATATGGCCGTGCGCCATCAGGGCACCCCGTTCTTTTAATTCTTCCACAATGGTTTTGTTGGCGTCCAGAATAAACTGTCCGGCAAATTTACCACCTTCGGCGGTAAAGCGGCCCTTGTTATCCAGCGGGGCTAGCACCGGCAGGTTGTACTTTTTACCCACCTCAAAGTCCTCTTCACCGTGTCCCGGTGCAGTGTGTACGCAACCGGTACCAGCATCCAAAGTAACGTGGTCACCTAAAATCACCAGCGATTCCCGATCCACAAAGGGATGGCGGCAAGTTACCCGTTCCAGTTGTTCCCCTTTTAAAGCAGCCAGGATTTCGGCATTATCCGCCCCTACCGCCTGCTTAAATGATTCCAGCAGTTCCCTGGCCACCACCACCTTCTCACCATTAACCATGGCCACCACGTAGGCAAATTCCGGATGCACACTGATGGCCACGTTGGCGGGCAGGGTCCAGGGGGTGGTGGTCCAAATTACCACCGAAGCATCCTGGGGCAGCACCCCTTTACCGTCCTTAACGGGGAATTTAACATAAATGGAAGGGGAGGTTTTGTCCGCATACTCTACCTCGGCCTCGGCCAGAGCGGTTTCGCAGCTGGCACACCAGTAAACCGGCTTTAAGCCCTTGTAAATGTATCCCTTCTTGGCCATTTCACCAAAGACCCGGATCTGGGTAGCTTCGTACTGGGGAATCAGGGTGTAGTAAGGGTGGTCCCAATCCCCCCGGACACCCAGGCGCTGGAATTCTTCGCTTTGGATTTTGGCAAAGTTTAAGGCGTACTCTTTGCATTTATGACGGAATTCCACCGGGCTAACCTGGTGGCGGTTAATACCCAGGGATTTAATGGCCTGTTGCTCAATGGGTAAACCATGGGTATCCCAACCGGGTACATAGGGGGCATCATAACCGCTCATGGAACGGTACTTAACCACCATATCCTTTAACACTTTGTTTAAGGTATGGCCCAGGTGGATGTGGCCGTTAGCATAGGGCGGCCCATCATGCAAAATATACTTGGGCTTCCCCTGGTTTTTTTCCTGTACCTTGTGATACAGGTCAATTTCTGCCCATTTCTTTAATATTTCCGGTTCCCGCTGGGGCAGATTACCCCGCATGGGAAAATCAGTCTGGGGTAAATTTAAAGTTTTACCGTAATCCACGCACGTTCACTCCTTGATTTTAACATCATGTTACAAAGAAAACTTGGCTGGCGTCAAACCCTTGGGCGTCGGCGGCAGCCTTAGTATGCAAAAATAAAACCCGTCCCCAAAGGGACGGGCCTACTCCCGCGGTACCACCCTCATGAACAGGTTAATTCCCTGAACACTCTAAACACCGTTAACGGTGGTGCAACCGGCCAGACCTACTCCTTAAAGTTACAAGTTTCAGCCGGCGCCTCCCGGGTGATTTTCAAATGATGCTGCTGGCCCGGATCACACCGCTTCCGGACTCTCTGTACAGACCACATCAATTTACTTTTCCCGTTCTCAGGCATTTTGACAATTGTAATAAGCATTACTATTATAACCAAATAGACCGTAGGGGTCAACATTTGTCAGAAGGTGGTTGCTTTATAATTTAAGTACTCGGCGGGCCCTGGCCTCATCTATACCAGCAACCCGAACCACTTTATTCCGCCCGGTGTGGCCGGATATAATCTCCACGTTGGACTTGGCTACCCCAAATACTTCGGCTAAAAACCTGCAGCAGGCCTCATTAGCCGCCCCATCCACCGGCGGAGCAGTTAAACGCACCTTCAAAGCTCCCTCCATCTCACCTGCCAGGCTGTTCTTAGCAGCCCGGGGCTGCACCCGCACCCGCAACACCACCCCGCTGCCATCTTCTTTAATGTCTAACATACAACCACCCCAAGACATAAGCTAAACAATCAATGGCATGACCCAAGAGCAATACCACAAAGTCCAACAACAAGACCCCAAAGAATTACCCAAAAGGCAAAAAGTGAACAGCCATCCCCAAAGAAAGCCCAGCTGAAAAGCTGAAAGCTGATAGCTAACCCCAAAGAACTAACCCAGAAATAACGAAAAGCGAAAGGCGAATGGCCAACAGCCGCCCCAAAGAAATGCCCAAGCCGAAAGCTGCCTACCCCAAAGCTTGCTCCTGTTCCGGTTCCAGTTTGCCCTCCAGCATATCCATTTGGGCTTCCAAAAACGCTTTAAATTTAACCCGGAAAACATTGGCCTGCCGCTCTAACCGGCGGTACTCTTCCAATATGGCCCCCACCCGCTGATCAGCCATTTTGAGCATCTCTTCCGCTTTTTGGGAGGCTTCCTTAAGCATTTGCTCTGCTTCTTCCTCTGCCCTTTGCTTAATGGTTTTGGCCGCCATTTCAGCCTGCTCCAGTATTACTTTGGCTTCCCTTTCAGCGTTATTTTTCATATCCTCGGCATTCTTTTGGGCCATTACCAGGGTCCGCTGCAGAGCATCTTCCAGATCTTTATAATGCACCAGGCTTTGTTCGTTTTGCTCCAGACGTTCCTTCAATTCGTGGTTTTCTACATAAAGCCGTTCGTAATTTTCCTTAACCTTTTGTACCCAGTTATCTACCTCTTTCACATCATAGCCCCTGATGGACTTGTTAAACTCCTTGGCTTGAATTTCCATCGGTGTTAAGACGGACACCTGGGGTTCCCTCCCATCATAAAAAACGCTTTATTACTATACCTATTCGGCCACTTTTGGTGTTTTCTTTAACCTCGGCCACTTCCACCCGTCCCCGCCCCCGTATGGAAAGAATATCACCGGGTTTAACCGGCGCCGATACGTCCGAGCAGGGGTGCCAATTTAAATTAAGCCTTTCCGCGGTAATTTCCCTGGCGATACGGGTGCGGGAGGTACCAAACCCAACGGCGGCCACCGCATCCAGGCGCAGCGAAGCCACCGTAGACTTAATTTCCTTAACGGTCACCTCCGGCATTTGCCATTCCTCAGGGGCGATTTCCCTAACCGCTACCCCCACCCGGTGCACCTTAGTTAAATTTGTCATCAGATAAGACG from Desulfotomaculum nigrificans DSM 574 harbors:
- the ileS gene encoding isoleucine--tRNA ligase gives rise to the protein MDYGKTLNLPQTDFPMRGNLPQREPEILKKWAEIDLYHKVQEKNQGKPKYILHDGPPYANGHIHLGHTLNKVLKDMVVKYRSMSGYDAPYVPGWDTHGLPIEQQAIKSLGINRHQVSPVEFRHKCKEYALNFAKIQSEEFQRLGVRGDWDHPYYTLIPQYEATQIRVFGEMAKKGYIYKGLKPVYWCASCETALAEAEVEYADKTSPSIYVKFPVKDGKGVLPQDASVVIWTTTPWTLPANVAISVHPEFAYVVAMVNGEKVVVARELLESFKQAVGADNAEILAALKGEQLERVTCRHPFVDRESLVILGDHVTLDAGTGCVHTAPGHGEEDFEVGKKYNLPVLAPLDNKGRFTAEGGKFAGQFILDANKTIVEELKERGALMAHGHIKHQYPHCWRCKNPIFFRATEQWFASVEGFRQEALKAIRNVKWVPAWGEDRIYNMVEGRGDWCISRQRTWGVPIPIFYCNECGKEIITEETIAHIQELFKEHGSDIWFAKEANELVPPGLTCHHCGKGKDFRKETDIMDVWFDSGSSHLAVLDQKELWPDLHWPADLYLEGSDQHRGWFNSSLSTSVAVTSKPPYKAVLTHGFVVDEKGRKMSKSLGNVVDPLKVINQMGADILRLWVSSADYRGDLSVSQNILKQMTESYRKIRNTARFLLGNLYDFDPAKDKVDYADLPELDRVALMELHKLIKRVLAAYENYEFHVVYHAIHNFCVLDMSAFYLDIIKDRLYTAPPASRERRAAQTVLYEVLDALVRLLVPVLAFTTEEIYQHMPVVGERLPSVQLLDMPRANLEYIDVNLERKWDKIYAVRKEVLRALEMARQNKVIGNSLEAKVDLYVDGEMAELLTPMAGELATIFIVSGVKLNPLAQMPEGAMKAEDMDLAVQVSPAPGAKCERCWMYHEEVGHDREHPTLCPRCADVLKQHHTA
- a CDS encoding DivIVA domain-containing protein — translated: MSVLTPMEIQAKEFNKSIRGYDVKEVDNWVQKVKENYERLYVENHELKERLEQNEQSLVHYKDLEDALQRTLVMAQKNAEDMKNNAEREAKVILEQAEMAAKTIKQRAEEEAEQMLKEASQKAEEMLKMADQRVGAILEEYRRLERQANVFRVKFKAFLEAQMDMLEGKLEPEQEQALG
- the gcvT gene encoding glycine cleavage system aminomethyltransferase GcvT, whose amino-acid sequence is MSELKRTPLYDEHLAAGAKMVEFGGWLMPVQYEGILKEHETVRSAAGLFDVSHMGEIQITGPGARELIQSIITNDVNRLTPGAALYTPMCHPTGGTVDDLLVYQLEENQYLLVVNAANIEKDYNWVKVYANEGVEVKNVSDVTCQLALQGPRAIKILQKLTSVDLNEIKHFHFVYGLVEGINCLISRTGYTGEDGFELYFPAEHARLLWRAILAAGQGEGIKPVGLGARDTLRFEACLALYGHELTDSVSPVMAGLGWTVKFNKGDFVGREALLQQKETGPSHKLVGLEMIDRGIPRQGYTISKDGQEVGWITSGTFAPSIGKNLGLGYVAAQWVAVGTELDIMVRGKALKAKIVPKPFYKREG
- a CDS encoding DUF167 domain-containing protein; translated protein: MLDIKEDGSGVVLRVRVQPRAAKNSLAGEMEGALKVRLTAPPVDGAANEACCRFLAEVFGVAKSNVEIISGHTGRNKVVRVAGIDEARARRVLKL
- a CDS encoding small, acid-soluble spore protein, alpha/beta type, with protein sequence MGFIRGKGRPKKEKKPTPMDLLKLEIAEELGLADKIKREGWGALTSAESGRIGGIITQRAKRGLIDLDALRGSK
- a CDS encoding putative sulfate exporter family transporter gives rise to the protein MVKDGNVSVSGNVPMSKNEDWWAVWLGLFIFLLGLGPIFGADLLGWVVKSSVWTDISKAIAPISKSYAGMSGITSLILTYLFLLVLTTIGASVMGANVKRFIIGFTVIFGITYLCMVIGDNAYIAATPDKQAKLGVSWSLGLGEMGFVIAMIVGLIIGNFAPGVARYLEEAAKPEWFIKTGIVILGAAIGIKTVGALGLASTVIVRGLCAVVEAYLIYWPVVYFISRKYFKFTPEWAAPLASGISICGVSAAIATGGAIRSRPIVPVILSAVIIVFVAVEMLILPWIAQTFLYHEPMVAGAWMGLAVKSDGGAVASGAITDSLVRAKALKELGINYEEGWMLMAATTTKVFIDIFIGVWAFILAIIWSVFKLNKKQDAASQAADKVSASEIWDRFPKFVIGFALTFFILLFIGLSDPKVVKLAEAGSNQANGLRSIFFGLCFFSIGLITNVRKLWEEGMGRIVAVYAVCLFGFILWVGLFISWLFYHGVMPPIVGG